AGCCCATAGTGACCAATGATATTGCCATAACAGAAGAGCCAATACACAGAAAAGTTTTACTTCCAACTTGATCCACAAAAAATGTGGCTGGGACTGTGCTGACCACCTTAACCACTCCAACTCCAGtggaagccaagctggcagctTCATTGCTCTGGAACCCAACTGACTTCAAAACCGTCGatgcataaaataaaatgttgggTTGCCCAGTTGTTTGCACAAAAAACACTAGAGTGAGCCCTACCAGCATTCGGGCCCTCATGTTGTTTTTAGAACGAAACAGGTCCAAGAAACTATACTGATGTTCATCTTTCAGGGAAGACTTAATCACAGTAAGCTCTTTAGTAGCATCTGATGTTTCCCGTAGCCTCTCCAGTACTTTTCTCGCCGCTTCATCGTTATTTTTCATCACAAGAAACCGAGGGCTTGGAGGAAGGAAATACATGGCAATAGCCTGCAAAGCACCTAATGGAATCACCAGGCCAAACATGTACTTCCAGCCATGAGATATGCTGGCAAAAGCATAATTTGAAATATAGGCAAAGAGAATGCCTATCACAATCATGAGTTCATTTAATGATACAAGGAGGCCTCTTCTGTGCTGTGGGGCGATCTCAGCGATGTACACACACGTTGCAATTGATGATAATGATATGGAAATGCCTATGGCAATCCGGCCCACAATGAGTATCTCGTATGATTCATAGGGCAGCAAAATCAGACTCCCCAGCACAAGTAAAGATGATGCAATAATAATAGCAAGTCTCCTTCCAAATCTGTCTATAAGAAATCCACCAGTAAGGGATGCAAATAAGGCCCCAAAAAGCAGGGAACTTACAATGACTTCCTGCTCTTTGCAAGAGAGTGTTAAAATGCTGCTCATCTGAAGAAGAGCCCCGGAGATAAGGCCCAGCTCATAGCCCATCAGAAGTCCACTTATGGCAGCAATGGCAGAAGATAGAAAGGtgaatgttccacaacctgaaATAAGaggataaaacaaaaaaccttgAAAGAGTGATTTCTGCAACATTCTGACAATTAATAACTTTGTTTGATCtaccagtttaaaaaaattctctgtAACTTTTAGGCAAAGCAGTTAGGTACACAACCAGCAGCAGTGGTGACATAaaagttatttacataaaaagctatttctgaaaagaaaaaaaaccaaaccaaattaatattaaatcttTAGTTTTGACACCTTTGTGTCCCTTATCTTTCTGATCAAAAGTCAATAAGGTTTTGATCAGGTGCTAAATAATTAAACCTTCTATTTCAGAATATTATTGCAAAAAGAAATGGTGAGAAAACAACTTTTGCCTTGagatttttcagtgtttttcctaaacaaagaaagaaagtcTCATCTACTCAACTAGAGTACCATGAGCAAGGAAAGCACAAATTTCTCAGCCAAACTGCTTCAACCTTGACTCAAATAAGTAACAAGTTTTCCCTCACCACATATTATTTCCTTTGTTTCGCCTGAGGATGACATGAAAGCTCTTGGTACCATTGTTTTTACTTTGCCAAACTGGAGACTTATTCAGTGAGCATCAGGCTGATGCAGGTATCTGGGATATTCTAGGGAAACTGATCTTTGAGGTAAACTCATGAACTCTATGGGCTTTGCTCACATCTAAACTCAGATTCTTTGGAGTATCTTGATCAAATATTTTGCATTGCTTTTAATGTCAGGAACAAGAAACAGATGATGAAAACAATGCAGATCATATGCCTTTGAATCTCTCCTTTAAAACAAACTCAATTTATACAATTGTGATTCATTGTTTATTGTTACAAGATAGATTTGACTGATCATATTCTACTAACTGTGAAGCCTTTTGCACCCTAAACCTTGAGGAATATATCAATTTGTTATTGTTGGTCTCGTTCTTCCTCCCAGCATGATTTTCCTCGCATCATGATGTTGGCTGCCACACAACTAGGAAAAGAGTAAATCAACTTCTGATTTTGCAATTAGTTAAAGAGATGGAATGTGTCGGAGGAGAGGTGGCTTTTGCAGCCTAACAGAGTCCGTATTTAGTTAATTCTCCTGGAATGAGTGGTATATGGTCTAATTAGAAATGATAGACGGAGTTTGTTTATGTTTAGCTCATTTTTCTAAGGCGTTAAGGCCCTTTGATCACACTGACTGCTCAGAGTTCTTTGCCAATAATTTTCAGCACATTGGTGAGCATCAGCCCCATTTGATAGAGGATATTACatttcaaaagcaaatcttgAATAAAGAAAAGGAGAGCAGCCCTAGCAGTACATCTGCGCTGCTAAAGTAAACAGTGCCAGAGCCCAGGCCCAGACCCTGGCATGTGGCCACATACCCTACTAAATTGCTGGCAGGATCCCTGCCACATTTGCAGCCCAAGCCACCTTGTGTTGTCCTAACTCCCAGAAGCAAACAATTCCACCACCCCACCCTGCAGCCACTCCACAGGCACATGGGTTATCATGGAGAGTAGCACAGTACAACTGTGAATATAAGCAATGCCTCAGAGATCAGGGGAGATGGGCAGGCCCATTAAGTCTCTTAAGATAAGTATCACCTATTACCTCTCCTAACTTTGAGCCAAACAGCAGAAGccaaacagcagcagccctgagaTGCTGCGTGCAACAAATGCACCTCAACTCACTCAGCCACTGAGCTGGTGTGGCTGGCAAACCAGAGATAGACAAGAGACAGGGGAGAAGCACATGGTTTTGTCTTGATGGGTTGTAAGGACGCAGGGGGAATGGGATTATTGTGAAAAGTCTTTCAGAAGGTGGGGGCGGATGGTAGATTTATTGGGAATGGAGATGGAACATCTTGaagaaaacaacagaaacaaaTATGCAAAATGCTCCAGTGATAGAACAATCTTTTTTATATTGTTGTTGTTCATATCTGTTAATATTTCtaaagctttttcttcttttatatcTGCACTATCTGAGATAATTTCACTTCTTTTAAATAGAAGCATGGGTTAGGTCCTGCTGTACTTCCTTCACCCATTGAACAGTACTTCAGTGGAAGTACTGCTGACTACAGCCAAGCTGCTTTGTGCTGCATCCTGCAATGCACACATGCAGTATTTGTTTTATCATTGCAAAACATAATTTCTCCTTCCCCTTTATACTTTTGAGTTGCCTGCTTGCTGTATATTATTGTATCTGGAGAATATACCCTTCCAATGAATCCTGGCTGGGAATCTGGGCTGATAACAACACAGTGTTGTGCTGAAGGAATGAGCACATGAGAAACTAAACTGCTAATTTGATTGCAGTGCTCTGCCCAAACTACTCTTCAGTGCTGATGTTTGTGCTTTCTTGAATATCTCTTGAATATTTTAATCATTGAGCCACATATATTTAATGTAGGATTTTACCTCAATTTATATATTATGGATAGAGAGCACTGTCTTTATCCAGTCTGACACTCACAAACAGCACAACATGATCCTTCAGACACACTTCAGTTACGTTTTATCTGAACCAGGTGATTTAGAAGACTCAGCTTTGATTTAAAAATGTCTAATTACTGAAAACCAATGACTTTAAGTCATAGGTCATCCCAATGGTTAATTGCTTTCACTGTAAGTTATCTGTAAATAATTTCTAGACTTAATTTCTGCAACTTTAGCTTCCAGCCATTAGATCCCATTCTCCATTTCCCCACACTTAACTGTGTTCTAAGTACAAACTTATAGCCTGTCATTGGGTCATCTCACAGACATTTCCTTTTTTAGCTACTTACCCTGTGAGGCTTTACAAGTTCGCCAATCCCTTAAGTATTTAAACCTCTGTTCTCTGAACTTTTTCAGACCACCAAGTTCTTCAGTAAATTGTGATCTGGACCCAGTGTTCCTGCAGTGATTACATAGTGACAAAGAGAAACTTggcataatttttttcagtcctGGTGGACACTTCTCTCTCTACTTGTCCAAGGATTCTCACAGACATGTATAGAAGCTTATCTTCTGGTTATCATTCAGAGAAACCTACTTCTTTTCTGACTGGATTCTTTCCAAGGAACTGCCTTGCCTTTAAACATGGCCTGCTTCGTTTTATCCTAATGAGGAATGCAAATCACTTTACATTTGTTGGTATTAGGGTTCAACTTACCTAACTGTGAGACATCTACATCATCTCTAGATTTCTCTTGTAACCACTTGAGAAAAACAGGCACTTCTAGACGTCTGAATTAGGGCGGATGCCGACTTCCCTCCATTGCCTATAAAAGGAAACTGTGTGGCTTGCTCAGATGCAGATGTCTAAAGTTAGCAGAGAGGAACCCCAGACAGCACATTCACTTGCAGTCAGCAGGCCAAGGCATCCAAATTGCGTTCAGCCAGTGGCATGTCCCATTTATTGATCACCCATCACCTTTATCACCCTGTTAAGTAATCTGCTATTATTTTCTTCCAAGAAACTGAGAACGGTAAGTAACAGAGGGGCAAAAACTGAGTTTTAGGCTCTtcagcagaaacacagcagcATGGACAGTGTACTCTATTGATACTTTGAAGTCTGTGTCCTGCATAGTTCTTAATTCTTAAAATGTTGGGAGTGCCATTTTTGTATGTTTTCAGTTTCTGAATGAGAGTGTCATGTCAAATATCTTGATAGAGTCCACCACCAGAGCACTGTTCTTTACAATCCAAACTGTGCTCATATCAGCCTGTGGTCCTTGGATCAGAGAAACTGAGatggttatttatttttagtctgAGAGTCTGTGCAAGCTGGATGTAGAGATTGGACACCTGGGAATTGATAGGGAAGCATTCAAGCCCATATATTTACTGCTTCTCCAAGTAGAGCAACTTGATCAATGtcttaatgtttatttttttttttttgtttttactaGGTCAGCTGGTATCCTTCTTCATGTGTCCAGTGACACATACCCACAGTTGTACAGAAATAGTGGAGGGCTGTAACTAGAGCACCTCTGAATGAGAAGCAGATCCTGACGTGATGCAGAGGGAGACACATTGTCCTTCTGCATTAGCAGCAACAAAGTCAGTATTTAACTTAGTGTCTCTTGTCTCTTACAGGCACTATTCCACTGAAAAACACTGTTGTATCACCATGAGGTTTTGTTTTAACTGGGGTACCCAAAACTTGCCTGCTCACCACTGCCTGCTGAGTTAAACCTTGAAATCTCTGCTGAGTTTCCCTTCATGACCTTCCTCTAGGCAAAATTCCCTCTGACTTCAGCATATGTTTTGCTTTAACATTTCCAGATAAAAAATGTTGCAGTAGTTGTACTCACAATCCTTTTAAGTGTCACTTTGAATGATGCTGCTGGCACTTCTTAggcattccttttttttttttttttaacaaaaagcttctttatatatttatacatatatttctcttatttttatGAGATGCCAACAGAACATATGGCAGTGTACAGCCCAggggaataaaatattttaatgatagCTACCAGagaattttctccttctgtctGCCACTAACACCATGGCTAATGAGTGTGTGGCTGGTATGTGACAAGTGATTGGAAAGTCTATTCTCCAGTTTCCCATGTAAACAAAGTGGTTTCTCACAACTTTTGTTCTAGCCAAAAGCAGCCCTACTTGGCAAACAAACCTATCTTTAAGAACATTTGTTGGAAGTGTTTATGCTTGGTTCCTGAAAAGGAGACCAACTGCAGTTGTACAGCAGCACAGTGTACCGACGATGAGGCTGGACGGGGCCAAGTACTAAGGGTGTGCCCCTTTACTCACTTTCAAGCACATATTTGGGAAAATACATTCATTCCAAAGGCACAGTATTTGGTCTGTGCATGTATTTTACGGGCATTATGGATAATTGATCAGGGAAGATCTGCAAGCAGGCTGATTTGGGAAACAGCACTCTTCACCCACCTAATGGGAGGGAGAGATATGGGAAAGGAGCCTTTTCCAGATTAGTTTGGCAGTATCATGCTCCATGTTAGTCCAGACAGAGATTTCTATGATGTagcttttctttgctttctcccAGGAGATCATTCAGGGTGCATAGAGAAAACTGCTGGGAAGGGAGTAGGGATATTACTTTATGTAACTGGTGCAAATATATCTATTTTGAAAGGAGGAGACTCATCAGTCTCTTCCACCATGCTACTTTCTTCTGTTTACTTTGATTTAATCTGAGATGAGAAACATCTCTGtttggaagggaaggaaagtATTTTCCTGTCAGGAAAGTTCTTTAAATCACTGTAATTTCTTTGATCTTTTTAGACCTTTGGAAATTGAATTCAAGTTCTGTCAACCATTGGTCAATAAGCACAGGATAGAAAACCCTAATGAGTTGAATGCATTGCCTAGATATAAATCCACAGCATGGAATATCTCTTTTTTTCAATAGAATTATTTCTACTTTTATCtacaataaattttaaaactataGCATCTGTATTTGAAAATTTTAAGCTGTCTCTAATAACGTATTTGTTTTCCACCTGAGTGCTGTCTGACATGCAAAAAGTGTGTCTTTCAAGGGATATAGTATTTAAATTTCCCAAGCTGTCATTAAACAATATTTGCTGAAGTGTGTAACATgaggatcttttttttttaggataaaTGTTTGATGGCATGTATTGGAAATTGCTGCATAATTAAACCATGGTTTTGTGTCTCATAAAAGgtaattttcccattttcatgTTATCATGATCTTTactgtgctgccacagccaATTTCTCTAGCTCATCCAATTGTTGGGTATAAAGAGATATATCTCACCCTGTTGCTCTATTCCAACACCTGAGGTTTCTTTAGATCCAGTAGCTGCTCAGTGGGTACATTTCTCCTATTAGCTAGAATACATCTGACCTACTAAAAATAATATCAAGGCCATGTGGGATCACAATCATTTGACAAATGGGAATCCTCCCACGCAAATGTGAAAGGCAAAGCCAAAACAAATACTTTGTAAATTGAACTAAAAGAGAAGGTCGAAGGAAACAAATGTACCACTCATCTAAACTCCTCCAGTGGTGGGAAGCACTGAATACTTTGTACAGCATAAGCCATAATGTACTTTGTAAACAATATTCAATTTCATTAACAAAAGCCCCCTGACAATGATGGAAAGACAGGGAATGCAGATCCCAGACAGACCCAGCATGGCTATGTCCCCTCTTACTGCTCTGCTATGTAATTTCACTATGTCAAGAGGCAGCCTGTCCCCTCATTACATTAAATGgtatttgggttttgttttgttcatttCTAGTAAGAATCAACAAGTTCTTTTAATTTCTAACTATGTAATGATATATTTCTCAGGttactgctttgatttttgAGGGTAAGGACAGATGTGCAATTTGCATGTACTCTTCTAACCTTAACCCATGTGCTGCAGAAACTTTGCTATCTGTTTATTGCTGTCCTATAACCATCTGCACTGCTCTCCTCAGTCCCAAAGGCAATGTTAAATGTGTCTGCACACCTACTGACTTTCTGTTCTTGGTCATGGCTAACCTCTGATTCCAGTATCAGGAGACATTGCTTGACAGATCACTATCACACTCCAACAAAGCATTTGTGCCTATGgtttctgaatattttcttGTATTAATCATTCCTCAAAGTGAACAAAATCTCCTTGGGACATTGTCATTTCTGGCTCATTACCATGCTGTCCTGTTTGGGTACAGCTTTTAATAAGGCATAATAAGCCTTGTGGCTGAGAAATATCATGATTGTGGGACATTATCCCCTTCATCTTATCATCTGGGAAAGAGTTTGAAAATGCAAAACCATGCTGCAACTGAAAAAACTGGCTGGGTAGGACAGCAAAGATGAAGAGCTATGAAATTCAGTTTCTGCACTTAAAAACTTATTGCAGAATAAAAGTTACAGCTAATTTTTGAGGCTGTCAGCACAGAAACCCTGTTTCTTCCTGAAATGCTAGGGAAGTAAAAACAGGAGGGAGAccctgtcccctcaccctgACCTGTTGCCCTGCATGGACAGGTGCAGTGCCTGCCTGGACTCCCTCCACTCACGCCGGTGAAAGGGATGAGTGTGCAAGGACCAAACCACTGTTGTTAGAGGGCAGCAGGTTCTCCTATCTTTCAGATGGCTGATCTTcataaaggaaaattatttacaCAACAGACAGCACCTACACGAGCAGTAGGACCAAGGCCTTTTAGGGAAAGTATCACACAAACCTTCATTCAAAATTCCAGCTGGCACTCCCCGTCCTTACTCACATGTTCCCCTCTCGCACTTTTGGAAACTGAGAAGGCACGTCCCGGGAGTCCCTGGGCTTTGGGGCCGCTCTCCCCCTGGCCCGAGCATTATCCAAGAGCTGGcactcagctcctgcctccttACCTGCTGCAGCCGGGAGCCGGGAGCGGCTGCAGCCCCGGCTGCgctcctcatcctcccctgCGCCCATGGTCTGCctctgctggctgagctcctcCGTGCTCTGCCCAGGTACCAGCACTGCCCCTTCGCACCTTGCGCGGGAGCACTTCACAGCGCCGCGCTCCTTCCCCGGCCGCACAGCAAAGGGCAGGCTGTTTTCCTCATGGCAACAAGTTCCTGAAGCTGGCTGAAACCAAATGCAAACCACAAAGTGGTTCGTGAACAACTTTGTTGCTATTTCAGAAGGCTTTGCCCTttgcagtgacacaggctgtTGCTATTCTGGGGAGCCTATTGCAGGCGAGGGGAGGGCCGTCTGTCGGAAGTATTGCTTTTGCCTTTGAACAAATAGTTGAGACATCAGACATCTATCCATGCACAGCTCCATGCACATTCCTTACTCATTCACTTACAGGGggtctctctctttttcctgtctctcttttcctcctctccctgtgcTCATACGCACAGGCTTTTAGCAGAGAAGGCACACTGAAGGGGAGGGTTTGAAGTGTTTCCTCTGTCAGCTAAAGTTAGGGcactgagcacacacacacacacacacacacacacacacacacacacacacacacagacacggCACCACTTCATTCTTGCAACTTATGAGCAAATTATGGTGAGAAGTAGTGGAGAGGAAAACAACCATGGCAGCCTCTTGCAGCCTGTGATAGTAGGAACCAGGACTTTACGTGGCAAAGATGCACATGATATTTTACAAGCAAATGCAGGGCAAGCCACCCTCTTTTCCATGACAATTATTTGAGTCAAGGACTTGATTTTGCTTGCTGCTGGGAGTCACTCCATCCTTGCTTGCTTCTGTGGCAGCAgtggccaggggctggatggCAGCGGGAGGGAAAGTTTGCTCTGGGTGCAGGTGAGCTGCCTATAGAGGCTGCTtgccctgctctgtcccagtCCTGGGAGAGCCTCCAAGTGCTCTCAGCAGACCTCTTGCCTCCATCAGGCAAGTTGTCCAAGTTACCCGCAGTGGGAATCACTGTTGTATAATCTGGCAGTACTGCAGGCTTCTTATTTCTGCTCTCTGAttgcttgcttgcttgtttgtttttgttgtaaTACACTAATGCCTGCAGATAGCATGGGAGGGAAAGAGAGACATAGAACCTCGGTAGCTTTGCAGTATTTCCAGACAGGAGAATtcctaaacatttttttccttgtgtagAGCAGGCATAATAAGCCCTTTATCGATGTTTACTTAACAAGAAAAATGTGATGAAAGACATTGTAACTGCTCCATCTGACAGCTGGCTCACTGTCAGCTTCAGAAACTGGACTGCCAGGGATGCCACAGGGGCATTGCTTCCATTAGGGAGTTTGGGCTTTGGCAGTGCCTTTTACATGTAGTTACATGAGCCAGCCTAACTCTGTTCTCACGTGTTACATACTTTCCTTGTAAAATGTCCATCTTACAGAATGCTGTCAGCACTATTAACAATTTCTTAACACATCCACAGAGGTGTTATTTCTTCATGGTTTATGTGCAAAAAGTAATGTtaacttttaaagaaattatttgtatgttttgggaaaaaaaaaaaaagagagaggctGTTTAggctggggaaggaaaggaaatgttttcatAGATCAAACTCAGCTGTGATAAGATTCCTCTGTGATAATGTGGTGTGTAATCGACCTCCTCTAACAACCCACACCTCATATAACCCACAGCTCAGGTCAGTGCAAGCTCTCTGGAAACTTCAGCTGACTCCATAGTTGCACAGCTGTTCCCACATCCCAAGTGCCTTTACGTGTAATGGTCCTGGAGGAGGTGTCAGAGAATGCCAGAGGTGGCAACTTGACAGGGGGGAAAGAAGAGATGTAACACAACTGTTCAAAAACCCCCTAAATTAAATGCCATCCTCTGATTAAATATGTTGACTATACACAACTGCTAGCACGTACAGGCTTTAGGAGGATTTAAAAACTTGCTAGGAACTGCACCTTCCCCTGAATATTACCCCCAGGAATAAGTAATAAAATCACTGCATTACATTGAGTTCTCAAATCTTGGGATTAATAGATTTTACTAAATTAATGTTAAGTGAACACAATAGtgaatttcttttttgcttAATAGGAAGAAAAAGGTATTTTGGACAAACAGCAGGATTTATTTTAACTGTTTGCACCTAGTGTTCAGTCCCCTCAAAAGCCAGAGCctgcaattattttaaatatttacctCCTTGTTTACTAAGAAATCCAGTCAAATAAtccatttttcctttctagTTCTGCCTTTATGTCATGGTATCTATGCCAGCTGCAATGGTTTAACTTTGCCCCCTGGGGTAATCTCAGAAGGTATGTACCTCGCTTGCACAGAGGGTAAAGCAGCCAGTAGACACAGTACAAACTATAATTGCCAGAGAAAATATGAAGGAACACATCCTTATTCTGAGGGCTTGTATTTGGGCTGCCCAAAGGACAGTGCACccttgctgtgctgagctgtgggtgctgctgaaGTGCCAGGAAGGTCCCTGGGCTTTGACCTTGTCCCTCAGGTATACCCTACGCCTGTAAAAACTGAATCTGTGTGATATggtctttggaaaaaaatgttcccAGTAAGtggaaatatgaaatattttagcCTGAGATCTGCTGTTTGCATGGTGTTGTTATGAGGGATGGGCTGCAGTGTCATCAGTTTCAGCTGATATGAAAAGCCACAGTGTGAAGATGTCTTATCACAACTGTGGCAAAAATCTGAGGCATTGATGTTATTGGTGTTTACTGGTGCTAACTGGGAACCCAGAAAATGAAGGAACTGTAAAAAAGCTGATTGCAGCCAATGAAAgcaaacagagagagaaaacaaacagcCTGTGCTGGTTCTGCAGTCAAGCCAGTTGTAGAGGGATAGTGTGAAATGCAGCGACTGAAGCCCTTGCTGGTGGCCACTGGGCCACAAACCCTCTGTTCCCTACCAGAAATAAACAGCCAACCCAGCAAGGACAACTCTGGTACAGCACACATGACCgggatgaggaggaagaaaaagaagggtGCCTTGATGCTTTTCAGTTCTCCATTGTTTTCCTGTTACTGCCTCGCCTGTGCACAATGCTCAAAACaatggctgggctgggctctgtgccgGGAGCAAGGTGTCCctcagagcaggggcaggagcctGCCAGGGAGCCTGCTCTGCCCTTCTCATGGCTACCCAGGAAAGGGAACCAAAGGGCAGGGAGAAATGTTGCCAGAAGAAAACCTATTCCAAATGCTGAGATGGGCAGCAGAGGAATGATGCTGTGAAgagcaggagccctgggctcatagctgtgctctgggaggctgggcaggaggtCACACCCTGCAGGAGTGGGAAACAAGAGTGGGAAAGATTTAAAAGCTCAAAGCAGGAGAGGGTCAGGAGGCAGGCAAGGGGTATGAGTGCAACACTCTCATTCATGAGATTCCCCTATTGGTTTTATGGACATGCAGTTGGCAAGAAATCACCTTTTCTGCTATCTTCTCAGTTCCTTGatttcaaaaccagccaaacaCTTTAGTACTAGAAACATGATTAGACTAGAAAAAGAAGATAAGATAGTCACATTAAACTGCTGAATAATCTGTCTGAAAAATCTGTGAGGCTGATGGGGGGATTTCTTCTCAAATCTCTGGTCATGGATTGTATTTGTATTTCTGGTGATCTAATAACTCAAGTTTGGGACTGTGGAGAGACAGGGAAGTTGGTGATAAGCCAACAGAAATTAATTAAGAGTTGAAGAGTTTTCTGAACCAGTTTGCATAGACCACTTATGTGAGAGTTGGAGTAAAGAAGGTCATCTTATTTCTCTGTAGATTTCATGATTCTTAAAAAGAAGATAGTGGAAGTCTctcaattaatttattttaaaacgtAGAAACAAAGATTTCA
The genomic region above belongs to Passer domesticus isolate bPasDom1 chromosome 3, bPasDom1.hap1, whole genome shotgun sequence and contains:
- the SLC2A12 gene encoding solute carrier family 2, facilitated glucose transporter member 12 isoform X5; translated protein: MGAGEDEERSRGCSRSRLPAAAGCGTFTFLSSAIAAISGLLMGYELGLISGALLQMSSILTLSCKEQEVIVSSLLFGALFASLTGGFLIDRFGRRLAIIIASSLLVLGSLILLPYESYEILIVGRIAIGISISLSSIATCVYIAEIAPQHRRGLLVSLNELMIVIGILFAYISNYAFASISHGWKYMFGLVIPLGALQAIAMYFLPPSPRFLVMKNNDEAARKVLERLRETSDATKELTVIKSSLKDEHQYSFLDLFRSKNNMRARMLVGLTLVFFVQTTGQPNILFYASTVLKSVGFQSNEAASLASTGVGVVKVVSTVPATFFVDQVGSKTFLCIGSSVMAISLVTMGLVNRNIHVNLTKVCRSQSPEDFSLQRPGNFTVTNGSLKDLFASMASTERLSFDVQSPDVARTGELNRTAPAGGKSTTGSHVESGEVPVVLKWLSLASLLVYVAAFSIGLGPSGVA
- the SLC2A12 gene encoding solute carrier family 2, facilitated glucose transporter member 12 isoform X1, translating into MGAGEDEERSRGCSRSRLPAAAGCGTFTFLSSAIAAISGLLMGYELGLISGALLQMSSILTLSCKEQEVIVSSLLFGALFASLTGGFLIDRFGRRLAIIIASSLLVLGSLILLPYESYEILIVGRIAIGISISLSSIATCVYIAEIAPQHRRGLLVSLNELMIVIGILFAYISNYAFASISHGWKYMFGLVIPLGALQAIAMYFLPPSPRFLVMKNNDEAARKVLERLRETSDATKELTVIKSSLKDEHQYSFLDLFRSKNNMRARMLVGLTLVFFVQTTGQPNILFYASTVLKSVGFQSNEAASLASTGVGVVKVVSTVPATFFVDQVGSKTFLCIGSSVMAISLVTMGLVNRNIHVNLTKVCRSQSPEDFSLQRPGNFTVTNGSLKDLFASMASTERLSFDVQSPDVARTGELNRTAPAGGKSTTGSHVESGEVPVVLKWLSLASLLVYVAAFSIGLGPMSWLVLSEIFPGGIRGRAMALTSSMNWGINLLISLTFLTVTELIGLSWVCFIYTIMSLASLAFVIMFIPETKGCSLEQISMELAKQKYVRTPLCGVSQRREKLVPLELAKREKEQLY
- the SLC2A12 gene encoding solute carrier family 2, facilitated glucose transporter member 12 isoform X2, translated to MGYELGLISGALLQMSSILTLSCKEQEVIVSSLLFGALFASLTGGFLIDRFGRRLAIIIASSLLVLGSLILLPYESYEILIVGRIAIGISISLSSIATCVYIAEIAPQHRRGLLVSLNELMIVIGILFAYISNYAFASISHGWKYMFGLVIPLGALQAIAMYFLPPSPRFLVMKNNDEAARKVLERLRETSDATKELTVIKSSLKDEHQYSFLDLFRSKNNMRARMLVGLTLVFFVQTTGQPNILFYASTVLKSVGFQSNEAASLASTGVGVVKVVSTVPATFFVDQVGSKTFLCIGSSVMAISLVTMGLVNRNIHVNLTKVCRSQSPEDFSLQRPGNFTVTNGSLKDLFASMASTERLSFDVQSPDVARTGELNRTAPAGGKSTTGSHVESGEVPVVLKWLSLASLLVYVAAFSIGLGPMSWLVLSEIFPGGIRGRAMALTSSMNWGINLLISLTFLTVTELIGLSWVCFIYTIMSLASLAFVIMFIPETKGCSLEQISMELAKQKYVRTPLCGVSQRREKLVPLELAKREKEQLY
- the SLC2A12 gene encoding solute carrier family 2, facilitated glucose transporter member 12 isoform X4 translates to MGAGEDEERSRGCSRSRLPAAAGCGTFTFLSSAIAAISGLLMGYELGLISGALLQMSSILTLSCKEQEVIVSSLLFGALFASLTGGFLIDRFGRRLAIIIASSLLVLGSLILLPYESYEILIVGRIAIGISISLSSIATCVYIAEIAPQHRRGLLVSLNELMIVIGILFAYISNYAFASISHGWKYMFGLVIPLGALQAIAMYFLPPSPRFLVMKNNDEAARKVLERLRETSDATKELTVIKSSLKDEHQYSFLDLFRSKNNMRARMLVGLTLVFFVQTTGQPNILFYASTVLKSVGFQSNEAASLASTGVGVVKVVSTVPATFFVDQVGSKTFLCIGSSVMAISLVTMGLVNRNIHVNLTKVCRSQSPEDFSLQRPGNFTVTNGSLKDLFASMASTERLSFDVQSPDVARTGELNRTAPAGGKSTTGSHVESGEVPVVLKWLSLASLLVYVAAFSIGLGPTLNQCWRKSGRRKKDQARKIKEVG
- the SLC2A12 gene encoding solute carrier family 2, facilitated glucose transporter member 12 isoform X3, with the translated sequence MGAGEDEERSRGCSRSRLPAAAGCGTFTFLSSAIAAISGLLMGYELGLISGALLQMSSILTLSCKEQEVIVSSLLFGALFASLTGGFLIDRFGRRLAIIIASSLLVLGSLILLPYESYEILIVGRIAIGISISLSSIATCVYIAEIAPQHRRGLLVSLNELMIVIGILFAYISNYAFASISHGWKYMFGLVIPLGALQAIAMYFLPPSPRFLVMKNNDEAARKVLERLRETSDATKELTVIKSSLKDEHQYSFLDLFRSKNNMRARMLVGLTLVFFVQTTGQPNILFYASTVLKSVGFQSNEAASLASTGVGVVKVVSTVPATFFVDQVGSKTFLCIGSSVMAISLVTMGLVNRNIHVNLTKVCRSQSPEDFSLQRPGNFTVTNGSLKDLFASMASTERLSFDVQSPDVARTGELNRTAPAGGKSTTGSHVESGEVPVVLKWLSLASLLVYVAAFSIGLGPTVAFKCSFKPVLEKVGKKEEGSGKKDQGGWMKAEGFTRKVKSMEVKKEVIHPQSISVFLIQS